In the Musa acuminata AAA Group cultivar baxijiao unplaced genomic scaffold, Cavendish_Baxijiao_AAA HiC_scaffold_1105, whole genome shotgun sequence genome, one interval contains:
- the LOC103992947 gene encoding uncharacterized protein LOC103992947, whose translation MLFDNVHIPLVMCLRRKRRKQNQEWKVGAAKAGTEAKETPSTIEQMIVEIKGTLKKGSKPSELGSFLGSGCTEEVALVAKSLYDEDGLEEDYIVQWYKDGRMLSQR comes from the exons atgctttttgataatgtgcACATTCCACTGGTAATGtgcctgagaaggaagagaagaaagcAAAATCAAGAGTGGAAAGTGGGAGCTGCAAAAGCAGGAACTGAAGCAAAGGAGACACCTAGCACTATTGAGCAGATGATTGTAGAGATCAAAGGTACACTGAAGAAGGGATCCAAACCTAGTGAGCTTGGCTCCTTTCTGGGCTCT GGATGCACTGAGGAAGTTGCTTTGGTAGCTAAATCTCTTTATGATGAAGATGGTTTGGAAGAAGATTACATAGTGCAGTGGTACAAAGATGGTCGAATGCTGAGTCAGAGGTAG
- the LOC135666523 gene encoding basic leucine zipper 43-like, with protein sequence MYPGEIASIRYLSPSCMPSCQSQYHMAENSIPSSFHLSDLFGCCSPNQAQSSPLMHEVGLPNNGIPSSFHLSDLFGCCSPNQAQSSPLMHEVGLPNHSVVEAEEQRLCWAEERRKRRMISNRESARRSRMRKLKQLSELRSQVAHLRSANGRLLDDLNRAMREREKVLRENAQLRDEETELQKKLEKLPPEHSCAPQNPEELGSDYS encoded by the coding sequence ATGTATCCAGGTGAGATTGCCAGCATTAGATACCTTTCACCTTCGTGTATGCCTTCTTGCCAGTCTCAGTACCACATGGCTGAGAACAGCATCCCCTCCTCCTTCCACCTGAGCGATCTCTTTGGATGTTGCTCCCCGAACCAAGCTCAGAGCTCGCCGTTGATGCATGAAGTCGGCCTTCCAAACAACGGCATCCCCTCCTCCTTCCACCTGAGCGATCTCTTTGGATGTTGCTCCCCGAACCAAGCTCAGAGCTCGCCGTTGATGCATGAAGTCGGCCTTCCAAACCACAGCGTGGTCGAGGCGGAAGAGCAGCGACTGTGCTGGGCCGAGgagcggaggaagaggaggatgataTCCAACAGAGAGTCCGCGCGGCGATCGCGCATGCGCAAGCTGAAGCAACTCAGCGAGCTGCGGTCGCAGGTTGCCCATCTCCGGTCTGCAAACGGCCGGCTCCTCGATGATCTCAACCGTGCCATGAGAGAGCGCGAGAAGGTACTCCGCGAGAATGCCCAGCTCAGAGACGAAGAAACAGAGCTCCAGAAGAAGCTGGAGAAGCTGCCACCTGAACATAGTTGTGCTCCACAAAATCCAGAAGAACTCGGCTCGGATTACAGTTGA